DNA sequence from the Hydrogenobacter sp. genome:
ATAACTTTGTATATTCCAGATTGTTCTATCACTCTGACGTCTTTGAGAGATCCTTCTAACTTTTTCTTGAAAGCATCTGCTCTTTCATAAGAGGAAAAGCTCCCCAACTGTATGGCATACGTTTTTTCTTTTATTTGAAGCTGCTCTTCTTTTTTTGTCTGCGCTGAAGAAGGTACCTCTTCAGGTTTTTCTCCTCTGTGTAGGCTACGTATATATTTCTCTTGTTCCTTTATAAGTACCTTGTTTAGAAGTTCGTAAGCCTGACTCCTGATTAGATTATCACTTTCCTTTTTCTCAAGGATGCTCCTTATTATATCCTTTGAGGCTTCGTAATTGCCGAGCTGGAAATTTACTCTTGCAAGACCGAGAAGAACTACAGGATTATCCACGTTATTATTAAGCAACGCACTGTAAATATCCTTGGCCTTCTCGTAATCACCCCTCCTTTCATATTCTTGCGCAAGCTCCATCTGAGCTTCTAAAAACATAGGATTATAAGCTGTAGCCTTTTCTAAGCTATCTATATACATTTGATCCTCACCCAGAGCTTTATAAACTTTCGCAAGATAGTAATAAGCCATATGCTTTTGAGAAAAAGTCTCATCCTTGAGTGTATCTTCCAAGGTACTTTTTGCTTTTTCGTAATCCTTAATGTTGTAGTACAGTATGCCAAGATTCATCTTAGCTTCTGTGTATGTAGGGTCAACCTCCAGCGCTTTCCGAAAGGAATTTTCCGCCTTTTGGAACTCTTTTGCTTCCATATAGGCGAGTCCTAAGGCATTCCACACTTTCGGTTCTTTCGGTGCTATCTGTGCTGATCTAAAAAAATTTGCTATAGCGTCAGAGTAGTTTTTAGCAACGTAAGAAGACATACCAAGATCGTAATAATACTGCCACTCTTTTGTCTCTTTTTGATCTTTGACTGCACATGAAACTAGAGCTAAGAATATCAAAAGTAAGACCCTTTTCATCGCTTAAGAAGAACACTTCCAAAATGGCTCTTTAACCTGCTCACGTCCTTTTTTATATCAGCAGTAGCAACCTTCAGCCTCACTTTATAAAGACCTTCCTCCTGCACTATGCTACCTTTGTATCCCAATTCTTCTGCCTTCTTGAGGGCTTTTCGCGCATTTTCGGCGTTAGAAAAGGCTCCTATTTGTACTGTGTAGGTCTTCTTTTTATGCTCCTCTTTTTTTACCGTCTTCTTTTCCTCTTTTATCTTTTGCGCTATAGGCTCCTCTTTAACTTTTTGTACTTCTCTCTCCTTCTTTTCCTCATGAGGTTTTTCTTCTGAAGGTGGTGTCTTTTCAGCAGGTGGTGTTGGAGGTTGCGCAGTTTGAGTTTGAGGTGTAGCTTCCTTAGGTTTGGGTTGTATGACTACAGGTGGAGGTACAACCTTCTCCTCCTTGTTTTTAAGCCAGGCATTCAGTCCAAGATAGAAAAAAACTGTAGCTACGAGCAATCCAAGAAGGATTACGAGCCTTTCCCTCTTCATTTTCTCCTCCTTTACATACTGTCTGGTGCTGTTACCCCCATTAATTTTAGCGCAAATTTTACGGATCTTTCAATTCCTTTGAGTAAAGCAAGGCGGGAAAGCATCACGCTCCTATTTTCAACCATAATGCGATAGTGATTGTAGTAATTATGAAAGTCTTTTGCGAGTTCTATAAGCTCATAAGTTATTATATGAGGATGCATCTTAACAACAGCTTCCTTTATCTGATCCTTTAGAAATACCACCCTTTTTATAAGCTTGATCTCCTGTTCTTCTTTTAAAGAATAAACATGATTTTCAAGCCTTTCCGTATCCGCATCTATGCCGAATCTGGAAAGTACTTCCCTGAAAACTCCTCTTATCCTCGCATGCATGTATTGGACGTAAAAAACTGGATTTTCAGAGCTTTTCTTTTTTAGAAGGTCTATATCAAAATCCAGAGGTGTATCGCTTCTCTTTGTCAAAAAGATAAACCTGACCGCGTCGGGTCCAGCTTCTTCTACAAGTTCCTTAAGTGTTATGAACTCCCCAGTTCTTTTGGACATCCTCATCTCCTGACCTTGGCTGAAGAGTCTAACCATCTGAACGAACTGTACGCTCAACCAATCGGGAGGTACACCTAAAGCCAAAAGCGCTCCTTTTAGTCTGGGAAGGTATCCGTGATGGTCAGCTCCCCAGATGTTTATCACACGAGTGAAACCTCTCTTATATTTTTCCCAGTGATAAGCTACGTCACTGGCAAAGTAAGTATATGTCCCATCAGATCTTCTCAGTACCCTATCTTTATCATCCCCAAATTGAGTTGATCTGAACCACAAAGCCCCATCCTTTTCGTATGTATAACCTTTCTCCGTGAGCGCATTTATGACCTCTTGGACTTTACCTCCTTGGTAAAGGGTTCTTTCGCTATACCAAACGTCAAATCTTATATTCAACAGTTCTAAAGTGCTTTTAATTTCCTCTAAGAGCCTTTTTACTCCGTAATCCTTAAGCAGATCTATAGCTTTTTCTTTATCCTCCTTGAGGAGAGTATCGCCGTAAAAGGCTTTTGCATCTTTGGCAAGCTGTACAATGTAGCCACCTTTATATCCCTCTCTTTCATAAATCTCCTTAAGCTCCTCATCATGCTGATTCAAAAGATCTTTGTATCTATAAAGTATGGAAAGTCCCAGAAGGTAAACCTGATAGCCCGCATCGTTAATGTAGTATTCTCTGGTAACATTGTAGCCAAAGGTTTCTAAAAGGTTAGCAAGTACATCCCCTACTACAGCGCCTCTTCCGTGACCTAAATGAAGAGGACCCGTGGGGTTTGCGCTCACAAATTCCACCTGCACTTTTTCTCCACAGCCTAAGTTTTCCACAAAGTATGCTTCTCCCTCCAGAACGAGTCTTTCAAATTCCTCCTTGAGATACATCTCCGAAAAAGTAAAGTTTATAAAACCGCCCGTAGCTTTTGCAGATACATTTTCATCACTCAATTTTTTTGCAAGCTCTTGTGCTACTTGCTTAGGATCCAGCTTTAGCTCTTTTGATAAGAGAAAGGCAACATTTGTAGCTAAATCACCCAGTTTTTCGTCTTTGGGTTTGTCTATAACAAAGCCCTCTATATGCAGTCCATAAAGCTCCTTTATTATCCCTTTTATGTTAGCTTCTACTATCTCTCTCACACGTAAAAATACTACGATAAAAACAAGCTACAGTCAAGCTTTTTGCTCTTCCTCTACTATCCTAAACCAAACAAGATAAAGAGGTAAAAGGGCATCCCAAAAGCCTGTAAAGATAGATCCGACAAATATAAGGGATGGTGTAAGTAAGAA
Encoded proteins:
- a CDS encoding tetratricopeptide repeat protein, producing the protein MKRVLLLIFLALVSCAVKDQKETKEWQYYYDLGMSSYVAKNYSDAIANFFRSAQIAPKEPKVWNALGLAYMEAKEFQKAENSFRKALEVDPTYTEAKMNLGILYYNIKDYEKAKSTLEDTLKDETFSQKHMAYYYLAKVYKALGEDQMYIDSLEKATAYNPMFLEAQMELAQEYERRGDYEKAKDIYSALLNNNVDNPVVLLGLARVNFQLGNYEASKDIIRSILEKKESDNLIRSQAYELLNKVLIKEQEKYIRSLHRGEKPEEVPSSAQTKKEEQLQIKEKTYAIQLGSFSSYERADAFKKKLEGSLKDVRVIEQSGIYKVMYGRFTSKEEAEKERKNLLKNFNILGFIVEQ
- a CDS encoding SPOR domain-containing protein — encoded protein: MKRERLVILLGLLVATVFFYLGLNAWLKNKEEKVVPPPVVIQPKPKEATPQTQTAQPPTPPAEKTPPSEEKPHEEKKEREVQKVKEEPIAQKIKEEKKTVKKEEHKKKTYTVQIGAFSNAENARKALKKAEELGYKGSIVQEEGLYKVRLKVATADIKKDVSRLKSHFGSVLLKR
- the argS gene encoding arginine--tRNA ligase — translated: MREIVEANIKGIIKELYGLHIEGFVIDKPKDEKLGDLATNVAFLLSKELKLDPKQVAQELAKKLSDENVSAKATGGFINFTFSEMYLKEEFERLVLEGEAYFVENLGCGEKVQVEFVSANPTGPLHLGHGRGAVVGDVLANLLETFGYNVTREYYINDAGYQVYLLGLSILYRYKDLLNQHDEELKEIYEREGYKGGYIVQLAKDAKAFYGDTLLKEDKEKAIDLLKDYGVKRLLEEIKSTLELLNIRFDVWYSERTLYQGGKVQEVINALTEKGYTYEKDGALWFRSTQFGDDKDRVLRRSDGTYTYFASDVAYHWEKYKRGFTRVINIWGADHHGYLPRLKGALLALGVPPDWLSVQFVQMVRLFSQGQEMRMSKRTGEFITLKELVEEAGPDAVRFIFLTKRSDTPLDFDIDLLKKKSSENPVFYVQYMHARIRGVFREVLSRFGIDADTERLENHVYSLKEEQEIKLIKRVVFLKDQIKEAVVKMHPHIITYELIELAKDFHNYYNHYRIMVENRSVMLSRLALLKGIERSVKFALKLMGVTAPDSM